The Pseudomonas berkeleyensis genome includes a region encoding these proteins:
- a CDS encoding LysR family transcriptional regulator codes for MAARMLGDLYWFVQVVEAGSFSGAADRTGVAKSSLSRRIAQLERALNVQLLNRNTRLFAMTTIGEQIYRHALDMINAMEAALLCALETNNTASGLIRLAAPSSLSEWTLNTMASFQRSHPSVQFALTLEDGSLDLAAQRLDLALSLDEVPTDSSTLVARPLAELTMVIVGTPALLARLGNPKHLDEVGDEHLLTLGTNTLPRPWKLQAGLRDIHQPALLADNTNTLLKAARAGLGLACVPLYACSEDLIEQRLQRACLSEQLCPTILHALTPPHKGITSTARQLIEHMRQRLISKERQGISLLFEAAPGERDR; via the coding sequence ATGGCCGCCAGGATGCTGGGTGATCTCTATTGGTTCGTGCAGGTGGTCGAGGCCGGCAGCTTCTCTGGAGCGGCTGATCGCACTGGCGTGGCCAAGTCCAGCTTGAGTCGGCGCATCGCCCAACTGGAACGTGCGCTCAACGTGCAACTGCTCAATCGCAACACCCGGCTGTTCGCCATGACCACCATCGGCGAGCAGATCTATCGCCACGCCCTGGACATGATCAACGCCATGGAAGCGGCGCTGCTCTGTGCACTGGAAACCAACAACACGGCCAGCGGCCTGATCCGTCTGGCGGCGCCCAGCTCATTATCGGAGTGGACGCTCAATACCATGGCCAGCTTCCAGCGCAGCCACCCCAGTGTGCAGTTCGCCCTGACATTGGAAGACGGCTCGCTGGATCTCGCCGCCCAGCGCCTGGATCTGGCATTGAGCCTCGATGAGGTGCCCACCGACAGCAGCACCCTGGTGGCCCGGCCGCTTGCCGAGCTGACCATGGTGATCGTCGGCACGCCAGCCTTGCTCGCCCGGCTTGGCAACCCGAAACACCTCGACGAGGTGGGTGACGAACACCTGCTGACGCTTGGCACCAACACCCTGCCACGGCCCTGGAAGCTGCAAGCCGGCCTGCGCGATATCCATCAGCCGGCGCTGCTGGCCGATAACACCAATACCCTGCTCAAGGCGGCCCGAGCCGGCCTGGGGCTGGCATGCGTACCGCTCTATGCCTGCAGCGAGGATCTGATCGAGCAGCGCCTGCAACGTGCCTGTCTCAGCGAGCAACTCTGCCCAACGATCCTGCATGCCCTTACTCCGCCGCACAAAGGGATCACCTCGACAGCCCGTCAATTGATCGAACACATGCGCCAGCGGCTGATCAGCAAGGAACGCCAAGGCATCAGCCTGCTCTTCGAAGCCGCGCCTGGAGAGCGAGACCGATGA
- a CDS encoding hybrid sensor histidine kinase/response regulator: MSGALPNWSSCLLLALLLMLMQQALAADGRPSCHLDGDVPIRVLEDASRELGVERVLAADEQDFWSLPPGSFPIEFSHSAFWLRFTLSAPADASCSNWLSVGEPRLNDVQVYVRRGDEMNRMHAGRDYPIEQWPTRTRTPLFPLMLEEGEQVEVLARVTTRGVLMIQPRLWGELELLQNSPQLYMADGLVFGIVLLIVPFSLIVGLQIRSGLLVINALAILAYVMLACIANGYLFYLPALLPYGSEVSSLMGCTALLLFMSYLYVLFKVRQMSGFWRTLLMISALLLGGLLLSGVLLDYTVTRGLFSELRWVFYVLVPLLCLAAWHSGLRPSWLAWSLSGFFTLQALARYVFGISDAAWQYGEDSLGLASSLPGVLLLVCTLIMEFAHSRRRERLALAELDAQRNAEHERLENTVERRTEQLRESLRARSSLLARITHDLRSPLSSIIDYARLLRAETRQDYPQKIERNARRQLELIDELLEFSRSELQQQELVLAPGYLYGFLSEIEDEARFFAQRQGNQLHCQFGVDLPPLVQADFRRLRRILVNLLANAGKFTHQGRIDFSVSLVRAEVDEVELSFSVSDTGIGIHPEDREHLLQPFSRGRNARRYEGSGLGLSIVNQLLEQMGSELLIDTRPGHGSCFSFHLLLATADEHELDVVMEESRGIAIRGEDRRVLIVDDTEQNRESISDLLGGYGFDTFVAEDGAQALLALEETAFDLLITDQMMPVMDGWQLLSAVRTSYPALPVLLYSAAPPLRPASCSPALAFDAALLKPADGGELLEQIARLLDTA; encoded by the coding sequence TTGAGCGGGGCGCTGCCCAACTGGAGCAGTTGTCTACTGCTTGCGCTGTTGCTGATGCTTATGCAACAGGCGCTGGCGGCAGATGGCAGGCCGTCCTGCCATCTCGACGGTGATGTGCCGATCCGGGTGTTGGAGGACGCCTCCCGCGAGCTGGGCGTGGAACGGGTGCTGGCTGCAGACGAACAGGATTTCTGGAGCCTGCCGCCAGGCTCTTTTCCGATCGAGTTCAGTCACTCGGCCTTCTGGTTGCGATTCACCCTCAGCGCCCCTGCGGATGCCTCCTGTTCCAACTGGTTGAGCGTAGGCGAGCCCCGGCTCAACGATGTACAGGTCTATGTGCGGCGTGGCGACGAGATGAATCGGATGCACGCCGGACGCGACTATCCCATCGAGCAATGGCCGACCCGCACACGTACTCCACTGTTTCCGTTGATGCTGGAGGAGGGCGAGCAGGTCGAGGTGCTGGCGAGGGTGACGACTCGCGGCGTGCTGATGATTCAGCCGCGCCTGTGGGGCGAGCTGGAATTGCTGCAGAACAGCCCGCAACTGTACATGGCGGACGGCCTGGTTTTCGGCATCGTGCTGCTGATCGTGCCGTTCAGCCTGATCGTCGGCTTGCAGATTCGTTCCGGGCTGCTGGTGATCAACGCCCTGGCGATCCTCGCTTACGTGATGCTGGCGTGCATCGCCAATGGCTACCTGTTCTACCTGCCTGCGCTGCTGCCCTACGGTAGCGAAGTCAGCAGCCTGATGGGCTGTACGGCCCTGCTGTTGTTCATGTCGTACCTGTATGTGCTGTTCAAGGTGCGGCAGATGTCCGGATTCTGGCGTACGCTGCTCATGATCAGCGCGCTGCTGCTCGGAGGCCTGCTGTTGTCGGGGGTGCTGCTCGACTACACCGTCACCCGCGGCCTGTTTAGTGAGTTGCGCTGGGTATTCTACGTGCTGGTGCCGCTGCTCTGCCTGGCCGCCTGGCACAGTGGCCTGCGGCCGAGCTGGCTGGCCTGGTCGCTGAGTGGTTTCTTTACCCTGCAGGCACTGGCGCGTTATGTCTTCGGCATCAGCGATGCCGCGTGGCAGTACGGCGAGGACTCTCTCGGGCTGGCCTCCAGCCTGCCCGGTGTGCTGTTGCTGGTTTGCACCCTGATCATGGAGTTTGCCCATAGCCGGCGCCGCGAGCGCCTGGCCCTGGCCGAGTTGGATGCCCAGCGCAACGCCGAGCACGAGCGTCTGGAAAACACTGTGGAGCGGCGTACCGAGCAGTTGCGCGAATCCTTGCGTGCGCGTAGTTCGCTGTTGGCACGCATCACTCATGATCTGCGTTCGCCGCTGTCGAGCATTATCGACTATGCCCGCCTGCTGCGTGCCGAGACCCGTCAGGATTATCCGCAGAAGATCGAGCGCAATGCGCGCCGTCAGCTGGAGCTGATCGACGAGCTGCTGGAGTTCTCGCGCAGTGAATTGCAACAGCAGGAACTGGTGTTGGCGCCCGGCTACCTGTACGGCTTTCTGAGTGAGATCGAGGACGAGGCGCGCTTCTTCGCTCAGCGCCAGGGCAATCAGTTGCACTGTCAGTTCGGTGTCGATCTGCCGCCGCTGGTGCAGGCCGATTTCCGCCGCCTGCGGCGGATTTTGGTCAACCTGCTGGCCAATGCCGGCAAGTTCACGCACCAGGGCCGGATCGATTTCAGCGTGAGCTTGGTCAGGGCCGAAGTTGATGAAGTGGAGCTGTCTTTCAGCGTCAGCGATACTGGCATCGGTATTCATCCGGAAGATCGTGAACATTTGCTGCAGCCCTTCAGCCGCGGGCGCAATGCCAGGCGCTACGAGGGCAGCGGTTTGGGGTTGTCGATCGTCAATCAACTCCTGGAGCAGATGGGTAGCGAGTTGCTGATCGATACGCGACCGGGACACGGCAGCTGCTTCTCCTTCCACCTGCTGCTGGCGACTGCCGATGAGCACGAACTCGACGTGGTGATGGAAGAGAGCCGCGGCATTGCCATCCGTGGCGAAGACCGTCGTGTGCTGATCGTCGATGACACCGAGCAGAACCGCGAAAGCATCAGCGATCTGCTCGGTGGCTATGGCTTCGATACCTTCGTCGCCGAAGACGGCGCCCAGGCTCTGCTGGCGCTCGAAGAGACGGCCTTCGACCTGTTGATCACCGATCAGATGATGCCGGTGATGGACGGCTGGCAGTTGCTGTCGGCGGTTCGCACGTCGTATCCAGCGCTACCGGTATTGTTGTACTCCGCAGCGCCGCCTCTGCGCCCAGCATCCTGCAGCCCGGCCTTGGCCTTCGATGCCGCGCTGCTGAAACCTGCCGATGGCGGCGAGTTGCTCGAACAGATAGCCAGGTTGCTGGACACGGCATGA
- a CDS encoding EAL domain-containing protein has protein sequence MDIVSQSIFPEPFRAVGCAECHKPAALGFDFTMAFQLILDVEEQRPFAYEALVRGLNGESAGEILGRVNDGNRYRFDQACRVKAIELAAHLGLHRIPDCLLSINFLPNAIYRAETCISATLEAARRFDFPRERLMFEVTEGEQIHDAEHLKRIFTEYGRQGFTTAIDDFGAGYSGLNLLAAFQPHVLKLDMLLTRGIDHDPVRQAIVAGIVLVARRLGIRIIAEGIETPGERDALSELGIRYMQGYLFARPQLALVGQH, from the coding sequence ATGGACATTGTCAGCCAGAGCATCTTCCCTGAACCCTTTCGTGCGGTTGGCTGTGCCGAGTGCCATAAGCCCGCAGCGCTGGGGTTCGATTTCACCATGGCGTTCCAGTTGATCCTGGATGTCGAGGAGCAGCGGCCGTTCGCTTACGAGGCGCTGGTACGCGGGCTCAATGGCGAGTCTGCGGGGGAGATACTCGGGCGGGTCAACGACGGCAATCGCTATCGCTTCGATCAGGCGTGCCGGGTCAAGGCCATCGAACTGGCGGCGCACCTCGGCCTGCACAGGATTCCCGACTGCCTGCTCAGCATCAATTTTCTGCCCAATGCGATCTATCGTGCCGAGACCTGCATTAGCGCCACCCTGGAAGCCGCCAGGCGCTTCGATTTCCCGCGTGAGCGGTTGATGTTCGAGGTGACCGAGGGCGAGCAGATTCACGATGCCGAGCACCTCAAACGAATCTTCACCGAATATGGGCGACAGGGTTTCACTACCGCCATCGATGACTTCGGCGCGGGTTACTCAGGGCTCAACCTGCTGGCGGCTTTCCAGCCGCACGTTCTCAAGCTGGACATGCTGCTGACCCGTGGCATCGACCATGATCCGGTGCGCCAGGCCATAGTCGCCGGGATCGTGCTGGTCGCTCGACGCCTGGGCATTCGAATCATTGCCGAAGGCATCGAGACCCCAGGGGAGCGTGATGCGCTGAGCGAGCTGGGTATTCGTTACATGCAGGGCTACCTGTTCGCGCGTCCCCAGCTTGCTCTGGTCGGTCAGCACTGA
- a CDS encoding DUF4197 domain-containing protein translates to MLRLTTFAAGLLLSANVFALSLSDLSQQDASGGLKDALIQGAQVAVKQLGAPGGFSNNPDVRIELPGKLGKAAKTMKMMGMGAQVDQLEESMNKAAEAAVPQAQALLVDAVKKMTVADAKAILSGGNDSATQYLNKSSREQIRAKFLPIVKQATDKVGLAQQYNAFASQAASFGVGDAKNATAEGYVTEQALNGLFEMIAKQEASIRENPAAAATSLAKKVFGAL, encoded by the coding sequence ATGTTGCGCCTCACCACGTTCGCCGCTGGCCTGCTGCTCTCGGCCAACGTCTTCGCCCTGTCCCTCTCCGACCTGAGCCAGCAGGACGCCAGTGGCGGCCTGAAAGACGCGCTGATCCAGGGCGCCCAGGTGGCCGTCAAGCAGTTGGGCGCTCCCGGCGGTTTCAGCAACAACCCGGACGTGCGCATCGAGTTGCCGGGCAAACTCGGCAAAGCCGCCAAGACCATGAAGATGATGGGCATGGGCGCCCAGGTCGATCAGCTCGAAGAGAGCATGAACAAGGCCGCCGAAGCCGCCGTGCCACAAGCCCAGGCGCTGCTGGTCGATGCCGTGAAGAAGATGACCGTGGCTGACGCCAAGGCGATTCTCAGCGGCGGCAATGATTCCGCCACGCAGTACCTGAACAAGAGCAGCCGCGAGCAGATTCGTGCCAAGTTCCTGCCCATCGTCAAGCAGGCCACCGACAAGGTCGGCCTGGCCCAGCAGTACAACGCCTTTGCCAGCCAGGCCGCCAGTTTCGGTGTAGGCGACGCGAAGAACGCCACGGCCGAAGGCTACGTCACCGAGCAGGCGCTCAATGGCCTGTTCGAGATGATCGCCAAGCAGGAAGCCAGCATCCGTGAGAACCCGGCCGCAGCCGCCACCAGCCTGGCGAAGAAGGTGTTCGGCGCTTTGTAA
- the acs gene encoding acetate--CoA ligase encodes MSAASLYPVRPEVAARTLTDEATYKAMYQQSVVNPEGFWREQGKRIDWIKPYTKVKQTSFDDHHVDIKWYADGTLNVSYNCLDRHLEERGDQIAIIWEGDDPSEHKEITYRELHEQVSKFANALRGQDVHRGDVVTIYMPMIPEAAVAMLACARIGAIHSVVFGGFSPEALAGRIIDCKSKVVITADEGVRGGKKVPLKANVDDALTNPETSSVQKIIVVNRTGGSIKWNQHRDIWYEDLMKVAGSVCAPKEMGAEEALFILYTSGSTGKPKGVLHTTGGYLTYASLTHERVFDYRPGEVFWCTADIGWVTGHTYLIYGPLSNGATTVMFEGVPNYPDVTRVAKIIDKHKVNILYTAPTAIRAMMAEGKAAVAGADGSSLRLLGSVGEPINPEAWQWYYENVGQSRCPIVDTWWQTETGACLMTPLPGAHPMKPGSAARPFFGVQPALVDNLGNIIEGAAEGNLVIIDSWPGQARTLYGDHDRFVDTYFKTFRGMYFTGDGARRDEDGYWWITGRVDDVLNVSGHRMGTAEIESAMVAHPKVAEAAVVGVPHDIKGQGIYVYVTLNAGEESSEQLRQELRNWVRKEIGPIATPDVIQWAPGLPKTRSGKIMRRILRKIATAEYDSLGDISTLADPGVVQHLIDTHRQMQAACA; translated from the coding sequence AACCCTGACCGACGAGGCCACCTACAAGGCCATGTACCAGCAGTCGGTGGTCAACCCCGAAGGCTTCTGGCGCGAGCAAGGCAAGCGCATCGACTGGATCAAGCCTTACACCAAGGTCAAGCAAACCTCTTTCGACGACCACCATGTCGACATCAAGTGGTACGCCGACGGCACCCTGAACGTCTCCTACAACTGCCTCGACCGTCACCTGGAAGAGCGCGGCGACCAGATCGCGATCATCTGGGAAGGTGACGACCCGTCCGAGCACAAGGAAATCACCTACCGCGAGCTGCACGAACAAGTGAGCAAGTTCGCCAACGCCCTGCGTGGCCAGGACGTTCACCGCGGCGATGTGGTGACCATCTACATGCCGATGATCCCCGAGGCGGCCGTGGCCATGTTGGCCTGTGCCCGTATCGGCGCCATCCACTCGGTGGTGTTCGGCGGCTTCTCCCCGGAAGCGCTGGCCGGTCGCATCATCGACTGCAAGTCCAAGGTGGTGATCACTGCCGACGAGGGTGTGCGCGGTGGCAAGAAGGTACCGCTGAAGGCCAACGTCGACGACGCGCTGACCAACCCGGAAACCAGCAGCGTGCAGAAGATCATCGTGGTCAACCGCACCGGTGGCAGCATCAAGTGGAACCAGCACCGCGACATCTGGTACGAAGACCTGATGAAGGTCGCTGGCAGCGTCTGCGCACCGAAGGAAATGGGCGCCGAAGAAGCCCTGTTCATCCTCTACACCTCCGGCTCCACCGGCAAGCCCAAGGGCGTGCTGCACACCACTGGCGGCTACCTGACCTACGCTTCGCTGACCCATGAGCGCGTGTTCGACTACCGCCCGGGCGAAGTCTTCTGGTGCACCGCCGACATCGGCTGGGTCACCGGCCACACCTACCTGATCTACGGGCCGCTCTCCAACGGCGCCACCACCGTGATGTTCGAAGGCGTGCCGAACTACCCGGACGTCACCCGCGTGGCGAAGATCATCGACAAGCACAAGGTCAACATCCTCTACACCGCACCGACTGCCATTCGCGCCATGATGGCCGAAGGTAAGGCTGCCGTGGCCGGTGCCGATGGTTCCAGCCTGCGCCTGCTCGGTTCGGTGGGCGAGCCGATCAACCCCGAAGCCTGGCAGTGGTACTACGAGAACGTCGGTCAGAGCCGCTGCCCGATCGTCGATACCTGGTGGCAGACTGAAACCGGTGCCTGCCTGATGACCCCGCTGCCGGGTGCTCACCCGATGAAACCGGGTTCCGCTGCCCGTCCGTTCTTCGGTGTACAGCCGGCTCTGGTGGACAACCTGGGCAACATCATCGAAGGCGCTGCCGAAGGCAACCTGGTGATCATCGATTCCTGGCCGGGTCAGGCACGTACCCTGTACGGCGATCACGATCGCTTCGTCGACACCTACTTCAAGACCTTCCGTGGCATGTATTTCACCGGTGACGGTGCGCGCCGCGACGAAGATGGCTACTGGTGGATCACCGGCCGCGTCGATGACGTACTCAACGTCTCCGGCCACCGCATGGGCACCGCCGAAATCGAGAGCGCCATGGTCGCCCACCCAAAAGTGGCCGAGGCCGCAGTGGTGGGTGTGCCACACGACATCAAAGGCCAGGGCATCTACGTCTACGTGACCCTGAATGCGGGCGAGGAGTCCTCCGAGCAACTGCGTCAGGAACTGCGTAACTGGGTGCGCAAGGAAATCGGCCCGATCGCCACGCCGGATGTGATCCAGTGGGCGCCGGGGCTGCCGAAGACTCGTTCGGGCAAGATCATGCGCCGTATCCTGCGCAAGATCGCTACCGCCGAATACGATTCCCTCGGCGACATCTCCACGCTGGCCGATCCTGGCGTGGTGCAGCACCTCATCGACACGCATCGCCAGATGCAAGCCGCCTGCGCCTGA
- a CDS encoding sensor histidine kinase, translating to MMRLALLFVLLVVSEMAVATVCADQSPARLEHLAAFEDRGAQLRLEQILALPDQAFSNLEQGYLFANYTHSAYWVRFSLADVASRECMRWLTVGDPRLNDIQVFIQRAGQWQRMHAGSAYPAEEWPVLARQPSFPLYAEDDGRVLIRATSRSALIVEPILWSSQAMLMQRQISALVDGLSLGIVLLVVPFSLIVGAIMRSPLLLAHAATVLSYIVVTCVLNGYLTHWPALLPWSDVIRSLVSVISFACFLGYARVLLQVRHLPRYWGVLYGALLVLFIGSHLWTLLLDHAQGGAFTDLLRRFTVYLLMPLTLLVAWYRGVSLIWMAWAVPLLYLVQFFMRYVLQADQVIWQSRQDFFSLSSIVPGVVMLTCTLLTELYRSRKRAMRARSELEDLRQAEQGRLEGMVQRRTEQLSESLRARGAMLARITHDLRTPLLDIVDYAWRLVAESRHDYPQRIARSAHRQLALIDELLEFSHSEQPQHEVPGDLHLFLREIAEEVEPLARRQANDFELHLATDVPQQVSADFRRLRTVLLNLLGNAAKFTRDGRIQLHVSCLPRGVAGLSLQLQVADTGPGIHPDDQQRLLQPFERGAGVEAVEGSGLGLAIVTQALQAMGSALQVQSDGVSGSRFSFELNLALPGERVEALA from the coding sequence ATGATGCGTCTGGCGCTGCTGTTCGTCCTGCTGGTTGTCAGTGAGATGGCCGTAGCCACGGTATGTGCCGATCAATCACCTGCGCGCCTCGAGCACCTGGCAGCGTTCGAGGATCGTGGCGCGCAATTGCGTCTGGAGCAGATTCTGGCTTTGCCGGATCAGGCTTTCAGCAACCTCGAACAGGGCTATCTGTTCGCCAATTACACCCATTCTGCGTATTGGGTGCGCTTCTCCCTGGCCGATGTGGCGAGCCGCGAGTGCATGCGCTGGCTGACGGTGGGCGATCCGCGCCTGAACGATATTCAGGTGTTCATCCAGCGCGCTGGCCAATGGCAGCGCATGCATGCCGGCAGTGCCTATCCCGCCGAGGAGTGGCCGGTACTGGCGCGCCAGCCGAGTTTCCCCCTGTACGCCGAGGACGACGGTAGGGTGTTGATTCGCGCGACGAGCCGCTCGGCGCTGATCGTCGAACCTATCCTGTGGTCATCGCAGGCGATGCTCATGCAGCGTCAGATCAGTGCGTTGGTCGATGGCCTGAGCCTGGGGATCGTGTTGCTGGTGGTGCCTTTCAGCCTGATCGTAGGCGCCATCATGCGCTCGCCCTTGTTGCTCGCGCACGCGGCAACCGTGCTCAGCTATATCGTCGTGACCTGTGTGCTGAACGGCTATCTGACCCATTGGCCGGCGTTGCTGCCGTGGAGCGACGTGATCCGTTCGCTGGTCAGCGTGATCAGCTTCGCCTGCTTCCTGGGCTATGCCCGCGTGCTGCTGCAGGTGCGTCATCTGCCGCGCTACTGGGGGGTGTTGTACGGCGCTTTGCTGGTGCTGTTCATCGGCAGCCATCTGTGGACGCTCTTGCTAGATCACGCGCAGGGCGGCGCCTTCACCGATCTGCTCAGACGCTTCACCGTCTACCTGCTGATGCCGCTGACCTTGCTGGTCGCCTGGTACCGCGGGGTATCGCTGATCTGGATGGCCTGGGCCGTGCCGCTGCTGTATCTGGTGCAGTTCTTCATGCGCTACGTGCTGCAGGCTGACCAGGTGATCTGGCAGTCGCGCCAGGATTTTTTCAGCCTCTCCTCCATCGTTCCGGGGGTGGTGATGCTGACCTGTACGCTGCTCACCGAGCTTTACCGCAGCCGCAAGCGAGCGATGCGGGCGCGCAGCGAACTTGAGGATCTGCGTCAGGCGGAACAGGGCCGGCTGGAAGGCATGGTGCAACGCCGTACCGAGCAGTTGAGCGAGTCTCTACGGGCACGTGGGGCGATGCTGGCACGCATCACTCATGACCTGCGCACGCCATTGCTGGATATCGTCGACTATGCGTGGCGTCTGGTCGCCGAGAGTCGCCATGACTATCCACAGCGGATCGCACGCAGTGCTCACCGCCAATTGGCGTTGATCGACGAGTTGCTGGAGTTCTCCCACAGCGAGCAGCCACAGCATGAGGTGCCGGGTGATCTGCACCTCTTCCTGCGGGAGATCGCGGAGGAGGTGGAGCCGCTGGCTCGGCGGCAAGCCAACGATTTTGAGCTGCACCTGGCGACGGATGTACCGCAGCAGGTGAGTGCCGATTTCCGGCGCCTGCGCACGGTGTTGCTGAACTTGCTGGGCAATGCCGCCAAGTTCACCCGTGACGGTCGCATCCAGCTACATGTGAGCTGCCTGCCGCGTGGTGTTGCTGGGCTAAGCCTGCAACTGCAGGTGGCAGATACGGGGCCGGGCATACACCCTGACGACCAGCAGCGCCTGCTGCAACCTTTCGAGCGAGGCGCGGGAGTCGAGGCAGTCGAGGGCAGTGGCCTTGGTCTGGCCATCGTCACTCAGGCGTTGCAGGCCATGGGCAGCGCCCTGCAGGTACAGAGCGACGGCGTGTCAGGTAGCCGCTTCAGCTTTGAGCTGAACCTGGCGCTGCCGGGCGAGCGAGTGGAGGCTCTGGCATGA
- a CDS encoding response regulator transcription factor, with translation MFASKEAVQSPLILVIDDMPEALQTLLQQIRAQGWRLSLASEARQGLQRALALRPDLIVLDVRMPQMDGFTLCRLLREAPATRNTPIIFLTSAGSLEERLEGLEMGGVDYVLKPFEAAEVMARIRIHLQLSRTGQPQGAIDNPLEPVDEEVVILQAAMRLIAQNLADLPSLAEIARKVGTHDKRLSAIFRQHLQTTVFAYVREARLRKGQELLTSSGMSVQDIAELIGFRSACNFTTAFRERQGMTPSQFRQQMREPS, from the coding sequence ATGTTCGCAAGCAAAGAAGCCGTTCAGAGTCCGTTGATTCTGGTGATCGACGATATGCCGGAAGCGCTGCAAACGCTGCTGCAGCAAATTCGTGCCCAGGGCTGGCGTCTATCGCTGGCCAGCGAAGCCCGGCAGGGGCTGCAACGTGCCCTGGCTCTGCGCCCCGATCTCATCGTGCTCGATGTGCGCATGCCGCAGATGGATGGCTTCACCCTATGCCGTCTGCTGCGCGAGGCACCGGCCACGCGCAATACGCCGATCATCTTCCTGACCTCGGCCGGTAGCCTCGAAGAGCGCCTCGAAGGCCTGGAGATGGGCGGCGTCGACTACGTGCTCAAGCCTTTCGAAGCCGCCGAGGTCATGGCGCGCATTCGCATTCACCTGCAGCTGTCGCGTACCGGACAGCCGCAGGGGGCGATCGACAATCCGCTCGAGCCGGTGGATGAAGAGGTAGTGATTCTGCAGGCTGCGATGCGCCTGATCGCGCAGAACCTGGCGGATCTGCCTTCGCTGGCCGAGATCGCCCGCAAGGTCGGCACTCATGACAAGCGTCTATCGGCGATCTTCCGTCAGCATCTGCAAACCACTGTCTTTGCTTACGTCCGCGAGGCACGCCTGCGCAAGGGCCAGGAGTTGTTGACTAGTAGTGGCATGAGCGTGCAGGACATCGCCGAGCTGATCGGCTTTCGCAGCGCCTGTAACTTCACCACGGCGTTCCGTGAGCGTCAGGGCATGACGCCCAGCCAATTTCGCCAGCAGATGCGAGAGCCGAGTTGA
- a CDS encoding methyl-accepting chemotaxis protein, with translation MQDRLREMIGQIRSGAEQLVASAQNISSASTQLSVSTQEQSHAASSMAATVEELTVSINHVADNANEAHGLSSESGRQSAEGGTVIQSTLSSMQRIADTVQGAAAQIAELGQHSDQISSIVNVIKEIADQTNLLALNAAIEAARAGEQGRGFAVVADEVRLLAQRTANSTQEITEMIKKIQTGTRNAVGNMEVGVQQVSSGVEQANQAGDAIVTIRAASERVVGVVDQISLALREQTVASQDVARNVERIAQMSMQNSEAVADTARTARDLQQLALSLERQVDHFKL, from the coding sequence ATGCAGGATCGCCTGCGCGAAATGATCGGGCAGATTCGCTCTGGTGCCGAGCAACTGGTGGCGTCGGCGCAAAACATTTCCAGTGCGTCCACGCAGCTGTCGGTATCGACTCAGGAGCAGTCGCATGCGGCCTCCAGCATGGCGGCCACGGTCGAGGAACTGACGGTCAGCATCAACCATGTCGCCGACAACGCCAACGAGGCTCACGGCCTGTCGAGCGAGTCGGGAAGGCAGTCGGCCGAGGGCGGTACGGTGATCCAGAGTACGCTGTCGAGCATGCAGCGCATCGCCGACACGGTGCAGGGAGCGGCGGCGCAGATCGCCGAGTTGGGCCAGCATTCGGATCAGATTTCCTCCATCGTCAACGTGATCAAGGAAATCGCCGACCAGACCAATCTGCTCGCGCTCAACGCCGCCATCGAGGCTGCGCGTGCCGGTGAGCAGGGACGTGGTTTCGCCGTGGTGGCGGATGAGGTGCGCCTGCTGGCGCAGCGCACCGCCAACTCCACGCAGGAGATCACCGAGATGATCAAGAAGATCCAGACCGGTACGCGCAATGCGGTGGGCAACATGGAGGTCGGCGTGCAGCAGGTCAGTAGCGGGGTGGAGCAGGCCAATCAGGCCGGCGACGCAATCGTCACCATCCGTGCGGCCTCCGAGCGCGTGGTCGGTGTGGTCGATCAGATCTCCCTGGCTCTACGCGAGCAGACGGTGGCCAGCCAGGACGTGGCGCGCAACGTCGAGCGCATCGCGCAGATGTCGATGCAGAACAGCGAGGCCGTGGCCGATACCGCACGCACGGCAAGGGATCTGCAGCAGCTGGCCCTGTCCCTGGAAAGACAGGTGGATCACTTCAAGCTCTGA